In the genome of Mangifera indica cultivar Alphonso unplaced genomic scaffold, CATAS_Mindica_2.1 Un_0161, whole genome shotgun sequence, the window AAAGAGAGTGTGCACCCTCATCGCACCtttgttttgtatatatttacatataataatataatataatatttaaaaaatataataaatatatataataatataatatatatttaaaaattattagtattatttatatatatatattataatatttaattaaatattataatatatataaataataataataatttttaagtatataatattattatatataaatatatataaaaacagagGTGCGGCACGCACCCTCTCTgcacccttttatatatatatatatatattaaaatgagttttatgcACCCCGCACTCTATAAGCATCTTATACGCACCCTGCACGCATCCTGTATGCACCTTTTGCTCCTCATACGCACTATAATACAACATCAGTTCACACTTATCATTCTCCTCATCTATGCTATTTTTTTGTTACTATCTGTATTTGAAACCTAATCAaaagtttatcaatttttaagtatgtttttaatTCTTAGAACGTGGATTAGGgataattcgaataaaaaattattaaatttgttaagaaaattttaggcgGCTGAATGTGACGTAAATCGTTGACAGTGATGTGATAAGCTGGGAgaggatatttttggaattgAAAGTAAATTGGCTTATAAAATAAAACCGTtatacgtttgcctaaaaaggtttacgcgaaaaattttttgttgattttaattaatatccctaaaattatattattttttagaatttatttctacAAAATACATTccgaataaaacaaatatatatatatatatatatatatatatatatatatatgttatgcaGAAACCTAAAGAAttcataataaaagaaaacaaactataaataacgcaaaagaaaaataacataaagaaTTTATATGTGAACCCAGAAAAAATCACAGACACTTTGAAGTTTAATTACAAGGAAAATGTAAAAGATTAATAACACTTTTGAATATCGAGGGTAAAAAGAGTAAAACTCTAGCCACTCAATTAAGTCTATTTCTTAAAGTCTAAAATATACTAAGAGtacaaatttttacttatttccTAAAAgggaatgtttttattttgcccTTGGGGCTAGAAGTTTTAAGCCTTTGATAATTGCCAATTTAAACTAGTTGAAACTGATTCATTCTTTAAAAAAGGATTTATGCTCCTTGGTTTCTTTATTTTCTGGTAACTTACATCGATCAAACAATGAAAGAGAGAATCCTAGGTAGTTACATCTTATTGGATTCAACTGAAGCGCCAAGAGAATTAGAAATAACAAATAACTATTAAACATTATTACTCAGCATACCTTAAGAGATATAGCACCCCAATCACTCCAAGTCATGTGAATGCAAGACCTTTCGTGTGTTGAAAACCAAGCATCAGCTCTCCAATTTATAGTATAAtccatgaaaaagaaaatgagatgtACTCTACAACTctaaacaatgtataaaaaacaaacaagacaCATGTCATTCTGAGGATGAAATATGACTGAAAAACACTACattgaaataacattttaattagaaatgaaaaatataataattagaaacACACAAGGATTGTAGGATAAGAGAGTAGAATCTATGTGAAAATTTGAGCAAAGAAAGAAGATCTTTTGACAAGCACCAACCATGGAATAGATGGATCACTAATTATAGTTCtaccaataaaaaatatgaagttaATACACTTTAACACGCCAATATTGCATGATCAtcacatctatttatatatgtaatagcATTAATCTTTACAATATCAATAACAGCCTAAAACAAGAACACTCAAATGCTAAAACTCGCATATGAATAAATACATGTAGAAATTGCACTAGGATAACATTGTTTTCCATCATCAAGGACCTCAAATTGATCCAAGAACCTCTGCACAAACAAACAACACAAATACACATGCTAATGAAAAACAATGATATTTACATCAAATATTGTCTCGAACAATATTGTATATATCTACTTTGAGAACACATTTATGTGTGtcataatgtttaattaaaaattatctaattacataataacatacatgaaatgtgtacccatttgtgtactcaaattagatacatatagttttattgaataccCATTAGctacaaaagaaaacaataagtGGCTAATCATGAGACACTCAATGTTAATCAGTATACTTATACTACTCTACAAGCAttgatgtttatataaattacctaaattttgagaaatttcgTTACAAACATGAAATTAAGGTGGTCAAAAGCAAGAGATGCTACCTACTTGTTTAATTAAAGAAGGTTATACTCTTAAAATTGCACGATGCAGCAATGAGATTAATAGTATTTGATTGGAAGTCAAATGCTAAGAAGAGTAAGGGCACATGAAACACCAagccaaattaataaattcaaataggTACCTGGCTATGCGAAATTTGCTTCTTCTTTAAAGAAAACACAACAACAAGAAGGGCAAAGACTTGTGGGAAAAGCGATGGGATGTAACTGTTCTTTACTGTTGCAACAGCTAGAATATATTGAATGAACAAAGTAACTAATTGGAGCAGAGAGAAGGCAACCTCCACCCACGCAAGTTCCCTCACAGGTTTTTGTCTATATGCTGCAGTTCTTCTTTTCCTGATAAAAGTGTATATGGTTATAATAAAACCAAAGGCTGACAAGACAAATGcagcaagaagaaaattctttttgctttttccatATACATCCAACACCACTGATATTGCCTCCATGACAAGGAAAAACACAGAAAGAAACCTCCAACCCAGTGATTCAGATTCAGAGATAAAggttacatataaaatatacagcaataaaactatgtataattAAGAACATCTTAATTTCTCAATTCATTAATCAATGAAATTACTAAATTTCTCATATTTAACCAGCTGCTTCCTTCAGTAATTGGTATATCTCAATCATCAAACAATCCAACATCTAGGAAAGAGTAAGatgaatatgatgaaaattGAATGCATTTCAATTGCCTGGGATTGAAAGGGCTATTTAAAAACCAAAAGACAAAGTGAATTTTCTATAActtgacaaaaacaaaataagcaTAAAATGAAAGTATAATGTAAGAAGAGACGTTTCACCTAATAGCATCAGAAGAAAAGCCAGAAATATTTGCTGCTTCTTTCAAAGCATCTCTCCATCGTGCTAATCTCTCTGGGTTCTCCTTATAACGTTCTTCAACCCAACCAAATCCACGCCCAAACCTCCCAGTCTGATTCCTTACATCTACTGGATCTACGTGATAGTATACTGGTATTACTACCAGACCGTATGAACGTCGGCATTCAAGAATCTTTGTAACCTCTTCAGGCAACCATCCAGAAGAAGCGTAGTTTTCCGAGAAAACGACAAGTGATATCTTTGACTCTTGAATAGCATGCGGAAGAGATAGCAGAATATCTTCTTGAGGAAGAATTCCATCATCGATGAAAGTCTTAATCTTCTTGCGAAGTAAAGCTTTTATTGAGATGACGGATAAAATTGAAGAGGACAGCTACATCCAAATAACTAAGGAAAACATCATACTTAAATTGAgtaattaaagaagaagaagaagccatcaaGTTCGATGATGAGAGATTCTAAAGATAATCCACTGACACAAATGGGAAGAAGAAGCCGACAGCGAAGTAGATTTTACGCCGAATGTTCAGTTGATGACCAGATAATCGACTGACCCTTcgggaaaataatataaaaacaccTTCGGGTAAGTTTCCTTGTATTTTATGGCTACCTCTTCAGGCGAAGCCTTCCTGCCCTGGCTTCCTACTGTTTCTTCCTTTGTTTTATAGTAAGTTGCCCATTGAAGACAATTATACCTTCAAGATTTTGGAAATTATAACTAAacatgttattaatattttaacgGTGAAAACCTCAAAGGACTAGTAATACTATAAAGAggtgaataaaattatttcaaaattaagccaaataaaatattttaagtaaatttacaCTGGAAGTTAATCAAACAagcaatttcaacaaaatagtCAAGTATAcacaatattcaataatttatcaaaCACATAACACAAATATAAGGCATAAATtaaagaaagggaaaagaaatgTTCAATATTTATAGTGGTTCGGAGCTTTCCTTTCTAACCCTCTTATGTCCACTTTTTCAAACAATCCACTTGAAATTTCAGTAGTAAAGAATCCTCTCTTTACAATAATTCTCCAAGATTTTGCTCTTGTATATTAGTTGATCCAAGATTGTGTTTACCACAATAATTTATCTGAAATTTCAcgtaagtatttttttaatacaaaaatttggTTGTAAACGCTTCTAGAAAGGTTGATACAGAAATGATTACAAGATTCTCTCAACAATATAAGTTATGAGCTTAGAGAAAGAGTTTTTCTTAGAAGAATAAGCATATGATCTTTACATGTATAATCTCAAAACTATTCCCCTTCAAATGATATtcagtttatattttttgatgGTTGGAATAACTTATGTGATCATTGGATGGGCTAAAAGATCTGTTGAGCTTCAAAAGGgacatttttttcatgaatttacACGATGCACAAGCGTGTTGCCATGATACACGAACGTGTATTACttaaatttcttcttttcaaagCATGGTCAAACCTTGGTCAGAGCTCTTATTGATTGAATTTTCGTCTTAACATTTGTAGGAATGAACGTTTCTTGAAGAAGCATAGTCGTCCTACCCTTATAGTTGATACTCTTCCAAGATTTCAGAGCCATCAATGGAATCAAATGAGAAAGGAATGAGAAAGcgaatgtttaaatttttgtctaTGCATGAGTATGTATCTTTTCCTCCTTTGAATTATTCATGAAGCACAACTAGATTTGAACAATGAAAACTTCTTGTGCTCTTGATCCCAAagatacatgggtgtgtgttgTAAGACACACAAGCATGTATCATGGGGACCATATTGACTTCACCCAAATTTGCATGTAGAGGCTACATAGACAATTTCTTCTCGTGTTTGGCTTGTACATGGTCATGTAAGTGTTATACACAGTCGTATATGGcctgtttctatatttttcaaattgtccttttggtaattttttaacaCATTTCTTGAATAATGTTAGACATTTCAACTTATATTTTTAGTCTTTTCAATGAACAGAATTTCAATTCAGCCCATCTCTTCCCCATTTtggtattaataaaaaataatacggaaagataaattaaatttttatttttatttgattgccAATTCAAGGATAAACAACACCTATGAACAAAAGTTCTCTCCGTTTCTCAATGCATATTTACTGTCCCTTACTTTAAcacattttaacaaatatatttaccaaattttggtattaaaacaAGTCCATTtgataaggttttaaaaaattttgacatagtATTTCTGTATTTtcgaaaaattctttttttcagACAACAAGTAACATTCAAAAGGCACTCCAATATATGCATTCAAACCATCCAAACTTCTTTCCAAACTCCAATTCAATTTTCAAGCTAACTCAATCAAcaattatgacataaaaaacaTTATCCATCCATATCTATCATCATCAAACAACTTACTATCCAAAATTATGTATCCAAAAGTCATTCAATCAACCATCATAATCAAACACAAGGCAgtaaaatcaattattcaaataggaatcaaaaagaaatattatccATTCAGCCTTAAATTCAATCATCAAATAAGCAACTCCCCAATAAACATATatcaaaagaatatatatatccaaaatccATACAAGAAATAAACTAAGTCATGCTTTGTTTAAGGAAAGACATTTTTAACATGGTATTTACAGGATGTTCCAAAATTAACACCAAGTTAAACATTTGAAGAATAACAACTAAATGTGGTTAACTAGGTAACTGAGTATATCTGCAAAATTAGTACCTGGCCACTaacattgtcaaaaaaatataaacaagataGCTAACAAAATGAACATGATGTCAAGTTTAAGCACTAAAATAAAATGTTCCTCAATATCTCCTGAATTGCAATATGAGTAAAAACAAAACGAAATGCATAAAAAAGGGTTTAAGGTTGAGCTGGGGGAAGGTCAGCAACTTCTTCTACCTTGGTccattttcatttccttttgcAATTCGTCTCATAATCATGTAAGACATTTTTTACTGCTTACTCTCGAACAGAATATGTTTTGGAAACAAACCATATATTAATGCAAACTGGAAGTcagattataaatattaaataaatgactttttaaataaaattatatttactcaTTCGTGTTAAAATTGTATAGAGCAAAATATGGTGTTTCACTAGAGAGAGGGCCTTTCGACAAAAGGACTGCTGACTTCCTATGGATGTTAATCTTTGGGACAATCTCATTACTGGTTTGTACGTTAAATTTCTGGATCACTTCCTGCCTGGCAAAAATTCACCATAAAATAGAAAAGCATTAACACAGTGAATATCAAACTTACAGCTGATGGCTGCTGTCCCAATTCTGTGGACTCCTTTCCTGAGAGCTTCTTTGGTATTCATGATGGTTTATATTTTGGGTCGTGAGTACCCAAATGCTCGAATCAACATCTATGGAGTTGTGTCATTGAAGGTcaagagaaaagatttttttttttcaatatttttattttatgacgAAGAATCCCACCCAAGTAGGCTGCTCACATTAGGGTTTAACCTCCTTGGACTTCATAGGATTGTACAGTTTTTGTCAGTCAAGCTACCCTTTCCAGGCTTTTTTGGTTCAATTTTGATTTGGGTTGATTTTTATGAATGTGAATAGAAACGATTAATGCAAGTAACTTGAAAACATTGACAGGGGTTCTATCTTCCATGGGCAATGCTAGCACTGGATTTGATATTTGGGAATCCATTACTGCCAGGTATTTTAGGAATGGTTGCCGGAAATCTTTATTACTTCCTCACTGTTCTTCAACCTCTCGCCGGCGGAAAATACAGATTCAAGACTCCTCTGTGGGTGCGTCCTTTTCATTGTTGTATTTGCTTTAGCATTTAGTCTTTAGTTGTCAAGCTTAATTGGTTATCTTTAATGGCTATTTATTAAGTCACAAACTGGTTGCATACTGGGGCGTGGGCGTCCAAATAAACTCCCCAGTGCAGCGCAATCCACAGGCTGGAGTGGCATTCCGAGGAAGAAGCTACCGTCTGAATGGAAATAGATCAAATTATTCAAGCAGCACCCCAGCTCCAGAGCAGCAGCAGCCCCATGCCAACGTAGGTGATGCTAATGGAGTTGCATTCCGCGGAAGAAATCACCGCCTTTAcagatgaagatgaaagaataatagtatgtgtatatattttttgagcaatactatgtgtacttatttttggtacacaatttatgtacacagtgatatgtcatcatacaattaagtgattttaaaatatgtgtctctatatgataaagaaacatctaatcacataataacactcatctgtatatacaaattgtgtatcaaaaatacgtatacatagttttattgttattttttatacacaatttatatatacagatagtatatcatcatatgattgaatattatttaatatttagttgaaattcatttaattatacaatgacatatcatctatgtaattaaattatattataaaaatgtgGATGTATAGTTTCATTGGAAGATGAAATACATGTAAAAGggttttaatttatgaataagaCTATGTGAATTTAACTTGAcgatcaaattgaatttattcaaCAATTCAGTCATGGTTTTATACTGTTAACTCGACTAAACTTCGAAGTAATTTAATTCAATCGTTAGAAAGAGTTTTAACCACGACAGAGATCACATTTAACACCAATTGTAGGTGGGATCAATAGATCTaatcttagttttaaaataattgatttaagaaataaataaatgtggattattaatttactttaaattattagtaaattcCTGCATAAGGTAATCTAACTTAATAAGAAGATACAGTTGACCGTGGAGCTAtcaatattttaatgtttttaaaatcagattatTGATTGAACTAGTCATCTCACAAGTTtgtgatttgattgattcaatctgttatcaaattattatatatttcttaaatagtatcaaatatttattatattttttatattaaaatatatagatgaaaaaaatcaattgacaTTCTATTatatagatgaaaaaaatcaattataaattattggcTTTAAATAGTTTTTCTAGTTCAATGAGTTTAttaaatttgactaaattttaaataagttaatatttatatatagaccaAATTAGAGTATAGTCTAGTTCATAGTTTAACTAATTAAACCGATCAGCctagtttggttttaaaaacattataattttcaatacaaCCTATTAACTTGATATGTAATGATAGATTATTTTACACAAAATCTAATTTGTGATTATGTTCAAGTCTATCCAAAACTGAATTGAATCAAgtttatattaatatgaaaCCAATTCATTCTGACCCAACATACATTAGGAAAGTTGGGCTTTTGAAGATTGCAGCTGAGAGAAAGATACGGTTTAATGGCAGATATGGAGAGACAAGAAGTTGGTGAAGGAGGCAGATTGCTGGAAGGGATTGTTATGGTAAATTTTGACCTGTTGTGGTCCACTGTAGCCTAACAGATGCAAGGTAAATTGAAAaaagggatattgaattttttaccctAATTTAGTCACACGTATACATTTATATCACTCTTTTCATACCctaaacatttttaccactttatacACCGAAATACCGAAATACCGAAATTGCCGTTATCTTCAACCTTAAGAAACCAGACAAAGgcaatactatttatttttttttttatgcattgtAGAAAGATAACATATGTAGATATTTAGTATCAATAATtgaaataagatttatatatgtgttagataagatcaagtgaatttaaaaatttttgttttagattaaatctacaaaattttaaactcaattgatcttatttttctaaattcttaTTAGCGTTAATCTCATATTGAAGCATCACAtcaaaaaataatctaataagcCACCTGTAAAGAACATACAGTGAAGGTCTTGgcatgaaacaaaaaaaaatataatataaaatatatgcaaagaaaagaagcaaagaATATTTGCATAGAATATAACAGAGAATATAAGGAATATGCAGGATACTTTCTGCATGCTTGTTTGCTTCCATTTTTTCATTCATGTGAATGTACATATGTGCATGcttttgcaaatattttctgaagatcatataatatatagcaTAAGAgtactaaatatatataatataggtCATCAGATTGTTTTTCCATGcacaaagaaaattcaataaacaaCTTCATTGATCATCGGCCGACGATGAAATTTCTTGGATTTGTAATGGCGACGTAATGGCAAGACAATAGCTAAAGTTTCCTTATAAAAATGAAAGCATATTTGTATCGGACCAATTTAATTCGATccaaatttaattaagtaattcaatgtaaattaccaattaagtaattcaataaaaatctcaatttgatttagatcaaattatagtttaatttgaattcacgctaattgaaattgaaatttattgttGGGTTAAGGGAGGACAGGTTGGCGGCAACGCCAAAGGTTGGCATTGCCATTAACCTTCTCTACCACTAACCACTGCCACCAATTCCATTTCTTTgctttatctattttctttttgttgattccaatcaatatgaaataatcaaaagggaactctaacaattttttaatctctagatttcttattattattattttcaatatgaaTTCTGGCATCCATTAAGCAAGAATCAAAgcaatgaatgaaaaaataaagtaatcttttttttatcCAATTGTTTTACATCTCAcctatccatttttttttaaatgttactcAAGCTTGTTAGTTGAGtagaatttgttttatatatgctggtgaatgaaaattatcaagtataggggattgagttttaaattttttagattaacaTAGTTGAAATGACATTTAAAACTCAAGTATGGTAATTTAAAACTAAGGGTATAATTagttatctaaaaatattagtaaCATTTATTAGGAAGATAAAtgaaatttcatatcaaatttaatagttttcatgtatagtttatatgtcatgaaaaaaatcattttaaaatataactttaaaataaagttgacgtcaatcatattaatttaatgataatatagtttgtttgattaatctttgattaaaagtgattgtctttcattaatctttcattaatgtaataaatgaattaatatattttcaagcaTTGCAATCAACTACCAAGAGGGGGCATACAAATTCTATGATGTATACAGATTTCGAGTACACATGTCACTTTGGACAAAGATAGACATTGTGACTATAATTAGGAACAAACTAACACTCATTCAGAGAGCTATTTTTCAAACAACCTGTTTTAGAcacttattatatttgatagagTCAAGGTTTAGTGTTGTTTTGATGCATGTGATGCTACTTCATATGATTAACTGAGGGGACCCAGTGAAAGAAATGTGGTTCAAATTAAATGGTCTTGAGTTAGCCTTGTTGAGTTTGTGCTAGTCACTGGTCTAATTTCATGGAGGACACAAAGGTGTCCAACTACGTTGATTGtacattaattaatatgttGTTATCCCATAAAGAGATCGAGCAAGCAGTTGGCGATCAAATTTGGAAAGACAATGACGAGGACATTGTGAAGTTTGCGGTATTGTTTTTTGCATTTAGCCAACAATTTAGATACATTTAGTCGGTACCCATGGAAGATGGTGACATGGAATAAAATAGTTGAATCAATGCGAAATGGCATACATAACAAATATCAGGATTGTATACAACATTACCCGCCCTACATGAGTCAGCTTCCAATGTTTAGCAACAATATTTTGGGGTACCTGCTTGCTTTCCAAGTAAGTATTGCATAATGGATGAAGTTAACATTTATACAAACGattgtaaatactaaccataaatgtTATACATTGTATagtattggatttatgagacgatTCACAATTTATCGTCTTATGTCCGTTGGAAGCAAATGATCAAGTCTCTCATATCTTGAAGTGgaagataattatattactaCCATGGGATGACATATCAATACTTTGATACACTCTTCTAATAAGTTATTCATtggtagatttatattttattattttgtttttcatttaattaatttttataaatttccttcATGTTTCAAAAGGGGATTATAATTGCATTACGTCCGACTGAGATTGAGCATAACTTTGAATGGTGCATACAAGCTCTAGAGTTTATAGAAGAATAGGCACCATAGGTATCATCAGATGACGAGTTTACAGTTTcaaatgataatgataataccTTATCGATTTGTCTTACTGCCTTTTAGGTAGCCTTCAAAAGATCTTTGTGGTCCTCAAGTGCTAGGTCTCAAGTCTTCCATGTCTCTATGACATCCCCCCCTGGTATAGGTTTTTCCTACCCATGTGGCTAGCCCTCAAGTCTCTACCACTTTGTATAGATATTTCATTATGAGGGCCCCAACTCGTTATTCTTGGCACTTGTCATATTGGATAGGCATCCTCTCCATGGGTGTCATCCTCTTATACTGCACACCCTCGAAAGTCACATAGGGCCTCTCATAGTGTATGTACATCCTTTCCAAGGATGTCTCATATAATGGCTTATCATATGACCATCTTCAATAGCTCTTAATAGAATATGGAAGAGTCATCAGCTCTTAGATA includes:
- the LOC123208219 gene encoding derlin-1-like, with product MSKNKTKCIKKGLRLSWGKVSNFFYLGPFSFPFAIRLIIIAKYGVSLERGPFDKRTADFLWMLIFGTISLLLMAAVPILWTPFLRASLVFMMVYILGREYPNARINIYGVVSLKGFYLPWAMLALDLIFGNPLLPGILGMVAGNLYYFLTVLQPLAGGKYRFKTPLWVHKLVAYWGVGVQINSPVQRNPQAGVAFRGRSYRLNGNRSNYSSSTPAPEQQQPHANVGDANGVAFRGRNHRLYR